The proteins below come from a single Crossiella sp. CA-258035 genomic window:
- a CDS encoding carbohydrate ABC transporter permease, with translation MSTKLKRDQRSPLASFGLHATLVVASVIAVFPVFWVLVTSFKPDSRAVEPTPKLINEFTAGNYTDVLSGAKGDFLAWFGNSVLIALLTTVIAVFLSATTGYAVSRFRFPGYRPAMLSFLIIQMFPFAVLIVPLYNIMLSLGLQGSSLGLVLIYCTTAIPFCAYMLKSYFDTIPADIDEAGRIDGLSHFGVFWRLVLPLAKPGLAVTAFYAFLTAWGEVAFASAFLSAADENKTLAVGLQVFVQQNRTEWGHLAAASILVAIPAVIVFYLVQRFLVTGLAAGAVKG, from the coding sequence ATGTCGACAAAGCTGAAGCGCGACCAGCGTTCTCCCCTGGCCAGTTTCGGACTGCACGCCACGCTCGTGGTGGCCTCGGTGATCGCGGTGTTCCCGGTGTTCTGGGTGCTGGTCACCTCGTTCAAGCCGGACTCCCGCGCGGTGGAGCCGACCCCGAAGCTGATCAACGAGTTCACCGCGGGCAACTACACCGACGTGCTCTCCGGCGCCAAGGGCGACTTCCTGGCCTGGTTCGGCAACTCGGTGCTGATCGCCCTGCTGACCACGGTGATCGCGGTGTTCCTGTCCGCGACCACCGGCTACGCGGTCAGCCGGTTCCGCTTCCCCGGCTACCGCCCGGCGATGCTGAGCTTCCTGATCATCCAGATGTTCCCGTTCGCGGTGCTGATCGTGCCGCTGTACAACATCATGCTCAGCCTGGGCCTGCAGGGCAGCAGCCTCGGCCTGGTGCTGATCTACTGCACCACCGCGATCCCGTTCTGCGCCTACATGCTCAAGAGCTACTTCGACACCATCCCAGCCGACATCGACGAGGCGGGGCGGATCGACGGGCTGTCCCACTTCGGCGTGTTCTGGCGACTGGTGCTGCCGCTTGCCAAGCCGGGCTTGGCGGTGACCGCTTTCTACGCCTTCCTCACCGCCTGGGGCGAGGTGGCCTTCGCCTCGGCCTTCCTGTCCGCGGCTGACGAGAACAAGACGCTGGCGGTCGGGCTCCAGGTTTTCGTGCAGCAGAACCGCACGGAGTGGGGCCACCTGGCAGCTGCATCGATTCTGGTCGCGATCCCCGCGGTCATCGTCTTCTACCTGGTGCAACGGTTCCTGGTAACCGGGCTCGCCGCGGGCGCGGTGAAGGGCTGA
- a CDS encoding sugar ABC transporter permease translates to MVLPVVVVIGVLVLLPLVQGVYYSFTNINEATIANPILDRPATYEWVGLTNYLNVLSGDPSYGDFWAVLVRTLVWTFASVFFHYVIGLGLAVLLNRRIAGRGLYRVLLILPWAVPAFISAFAWKYMFNAQYGIINQLLGSIGLPQPVWLGQSDLALVAVIIVNIWLGVPFMMVALLGGLQSIPGELYEAAEIDGASAWQRFRNITLPGLRSVSSTVVLLGTIWTFNMFAVIYLVTGGINPNTRILVIYAFERFFSGASRDYAIASTYGVLILSLLLVFASGYRRALRKQGEVW, encoded by the coding sequence ATGGTGCTGCCGGTCGTGGTGGTGATCGGGGTGCTCGTCCTGCTGCCGCTGGTGCAGGGCGTGTACTACAGCTTCACCAACATCAACGAAGCCACGATCGCCAACCCGATCCTGGACCGGCCGGCCACCTATGAGTGGGTCGGGCTGACCAACTACCTCAACGTGCTCTCCGGGGACCCCTCCTACGGGGACTTCTGGGCCGTGCTGGTGCGCACGCTGGTCTGGACCTTCGCCAGCGTGTTCTTCCACTACGTGATCGGCCTGGGCCTGGCGGTGCTGCTCAACCGGCGGATCGCCGGGCGCGGGCTGTACCGGGTGCTGCTGATCCTGCCCTGGGCGGTGCCCGCGTTCATCAGCGCGTTCGCCTGGAAGTACATGTTCAACGCGCAGTACGGGATCATCAACCAGCTGCTCGGCTCGATCGGGCTGCCGCAGCCGGTGTGGCTGGGCCAGTCCGACCTGGCGCTGGTCGCGGTGATCATCGTCAACATCTGGCTGGGCGTGCCGTTCATGATGGTGGCCCTGCTCGGCGGCCTGCAGTCCATCCCTGGCGAGCTGTACGAGGCGGCCGAGATCGACGGCGCCTCCGCCTGGCAGCGCTTCCGCAACATCACCCTGCCCGGCCTGCGCTCGGTGTCCAGCACCGTGGTGCTGCTGGGCACCATCTGGACCTTCAACATGTTCGCGGTGATCTACCTGGTCACCGGCGGGATCAACCCGAACACCCGCATCCTGGTCATCTACGCCTTCGAGCGGTTCTTCTCGGGCGCCTCCCGGGACTACGCGATCGCCTCGACCTACGGCGTGCTGATCCTGTCGCTGCTGCTGGTGTTCGCCTCCGGCTACCGCAGGGCGCTGCGCAAGCAGGGCGAGGTGTGGTGA
- the ugpC gene encoding sn-glycerol-3-phosphate ABC transporter ATP-binding protein UgpC, whose amino-acid sequence MAEVAYVNASRVYAGTPPVRAVDQLQLDIADGEFLVLVGPSGSGKSTALRMLAGLEDVDEGAIQIGGKDVTNVPPKGRDIAMVFQSYALYPHMTVGENMGFALKLRGVPKPQIKEKVLEAAKMLDLEKYLERKPKALSGGQRQRVAMGRAIVREPSVFLMDEPLSNLDAKLRVETRANIATLQQRLGTTTIYVTHDQVEAMTMGHRVAVLKDGLLQQCDTPRALYETPANAFVAGFIGSPAMNLKTVPLTSSGAQIDGFEVQLPRNVLDKVGSAGLTEVTFGVRPESLRLVSSEEDGMSMVVELVEELGADAILYGSVRIGDRPERFTVRVDGRTPPALGQTVKVGLRDHGEVHLFHPETGDRLTATTV is encoded by the coding sequence ATGGCCGAGGTCGCCTACGTCAACGCCTCGCGGGTCTACGCGGGCACGCCGCCGGTGCGAGCTGTGGACCAGCTCCAGCTGGACATTGCCGATGGCGAGTTCCTCGTGCTCGTGGGCCCCTCCGGCTCGGGTAAGTCCACCGCGCTGCGCATGCTGGCCGGGCTGGAGGACGTCGACGAGGGCGCGATCCAGATCGGCGGCAAGGACGTCACCAACGTGCCGCCGAAGGGTCGGGACATCGCCATGGTGTTCCAGTCCTACGCGCTCTACCCGCACATGACCGTCGGGGAGAACATGGGCTTCGCGCTCAAGCTCCGCGGCGTGCCGAAGCCGCAGATCAAGGAGAAGGTCCTTGAGGCGGCGAAGATGCTGGACCTGGAGAAGTACCTCGAGCGCAAGCCGAAAGCGCTTTCCGGTGGCCAGCGCCAGCGGGTCGCGATGGGCCGCGCGATCGTCCGCGAGCCCAGCGTCTTCCTGATGGACGAGCCGCTGTCCAACCTGGACGCCAAGCTCCGCGTGGAGACCCGCGCGAACATCGCCACCCTCCAGCAGCGGCTGGGCACCACCACCATCTACGTGACCCACGACCAGGTCGAGGCGATGACCATGGGTCACCGGGTCGCGGTGCTCAAGGACGGCCTGCTCCAGCAGTGCGACACCCCGCGCGCGCTGTACGAGACCCCGGCCAACGCCTTCGTGGCCGGCTTCATCGGCTCGCCCGCGATGAACCTCAAGACCGTGCCGCTGACCAGCAGTGGCGCCCAGATCGACGGCTTCGAGGTGCAGCTGCCGCGCAACGTGCTGGACAAGGTCGGCTCGGCAGGCCTGACCGAGGTCACCTTCGGCGTCCGGCCCGAGTCGCTCCGGCTGGTCTCCTCCGAGGAGGACGGCATGAGCATGGTGGTCGAGCTGGTCGAGGAGCTCGGCGCGGACGCGATCCTCTACGGCAGCGTGCGCATCGGCGACCGCCCGGAGCGGTTCACCGTGCGTGTCGACGGCCGCACGCCCCCGGCGCTGGGCCAGACCGTCAAGGTCGGCCTGCGCGACCACGGCGAGGTGCACCTGTTCCACCCGGAGACCGGCGACCGCCTCACGGCGACCACCGTCTGA
- a CDS encoding LacI family DNA-binding transcriptional regulator, with amino-acid sequence MTGLADIARAAGVSISTVSRVLNRRAGVNEATRQRVLGVLADLPYTPRGLGALQRTGVIGLLVPELSNPVFPAFAEALETRAARAGYGSLLCNTRSASLRADGADLDGRELVEEEYVRMLLARGVEGMVFVSPEINNAEDGGASYYSKLLADGVQMVFVNGGAPALDVPDVTVDEQVAGYLAARHLVELGHRRIGFVCGPARSLPSRLKRAGWSAALEEAGLPADPALVAHAPYGAAGGAAAMAGLLDGPRPTAVICSSDHMALGALREAHRRGLSVPRELSIVGFDDIPLAAYCSPALTTLAQPIEEMARAAVDELVQRLNPAARRAGGSYSRVFRPKLVVRESTAPLS; translated from the coding sequence GTGACGGGACTTGCCGATATCGCGCGTGCGGCCGGGGTCAGCATCTCCACGGTCAGCCGGGTCCTGAACCGGCGGGCCGGGGTCAACGAGGCGACCCGGCAACGGGTGCTCGGCGTGCTCGCCGACCTGCCCTACACCCCGCGCGGCCTCGGGGCGCTGCAACGCACCGGGGTGATCGGCCTGCTGGTGCCCGAACTGTCCAACCCGGTCTTCCCCGCCTTCGCCGAAGCCCTGGAGACCAGGGCCGCCCGCGCGGGCTACGGCTCGCTGCTGTGCAACACCCGCTCGGCCAGCCTGCGCGCGGACGGGGCCGACCTGGACGGGCGGGAGCTGGTCGAAGAGGAATATGTCCGGATGCTGCTCGCCCGCGGCGTGGAGGGCATGGTCTTCGTCTCGCCGGAGATCAACAACGCCGAGGACGGCGGCGCCAGCTACTACAGCAAGCTGCTGGCCGACGGTGTGCAGATGGTCTTCGTCAACGGGGGCGCGCCCGCGCTGGACGTGCCGGACGTGACGGTGGACGAGCAGGTCGCCGGCTACCTGGCCGCCCGGCACCTGGTCGAGCTCGGGCACCGGCGGATCGGCTTCGTCTGCGGCCCGGCCCGCTCGCTGCCCTCCCGGCTCAAGCGCGCGGGCTGGTCCGCCGCGCTGGAAGAAGCCGGGCTGCCCGCCGACCCGGCGCTGGTCGCGCACGCCCCCTACGGCGCGGCCGGGGGCGCGGCCGCGATGGCCGGTCTGCTCGACGGCCCCCGGCCCACCGCGGTGATCTGCTCCTCCGACCACATGGCCCTGGGCGCGCTGCGCGAGGCGCACCGGCGCGGGCTGTCCGTGCCGCGCGAGCTGTCCATCGTCGGCTTCGACGACATCCCGCTGGCCGCCTACTGCTCGCCCGCGCTGACCACGCTGGCCCAGCCGATCGAGGAGATGGCCAGGGCCGCGGTGGACGAGCTGGTCCAGCGGTTGAACCCGGCCGCGCGCCGCGCCGGGGGCAGTTACAGCCGGGTGTTCCGGCCGAAGCTGGTGGTCAGGGAGTCGACCGCGCCGTTGTCCTGA
- a CDS encoding zinc ABC transporter substrate-binding protein, translating to MTPRHIRPVGAVAALTAAALALTACGGGTPAGNSGSPSPSADGKLSVVASTNVWADVARAVGGDAVSVKAIVGATGDPHSYESSAADAATVRGAALVVFNGGHYDDFVPQMIKNDAAKPVVEAMKVASQDEHAKAEPADAHEHANEHLWYDLDVVEDVAKQIATKLGELKADGKDKYTANAQAFTAKIDALEQKVDAVKQAHKGVKVAATEPIAHYLLEEAGLADVTPAQFSKAVEEENDPPAAAIAEIQKLITERTARVLVYNPQTESPVTKQVKENAVKANVPVVELTETLPEGKDYTQWMGEQIDKLAAALKQ from the coding sequence ATGACTCCGCGTCACATCCGGCCGGTGGGTGCGGTCGCCGCCCTCACCGCGGCCGCGCTCGCCCTGACCGCTTGCGGTGGCGGCACGCCCGCCGGCAACAGCGGCAGCCCCAGCCCGTCCGCGGACGGCAAGCTCTCCGTGGTGGCCTCCACCAACGTGTGGGCCGACGTGGCCCGCGCGGTGGGCGGGGACGCGGTGTCGGTCAAGGCGATCGTCGGCGCCACCGGGGACCCGCACTCCTACGAGTCCTCCGCTGCGGACGCGGCCACCGTGCGCGGGGCGGCGCTGGTGGTGTTCAACGGCGGCCACTACGACGACTTCGTGCCGCAGATGATCAAGAACGACGCCGCGAAGCCGGTGGTCGAGGCGATGAAGGTGGCGAGCCAGGACGAGCACGCCAAGGCCGAGCCCGCCGACGCGCACGAGCACGCCAACGAGCACCTCTGGTACGACCTGGACGTGGTCGAGGACGTGGCCAAACAGATCGCGACCAAGCTCGGCGAGCTCAAGGCCGACGGCAAGGACAAGTACACCGCCAACGCGCAGGCGTTCACCGCCAAGATCGACGCGCTGGAGCAGAAGGTGGATGCGGTCAAGCAGGCGCACAAGGGCGTCAAGGTCGCGGCCACCGAGCCGATCGCGCACTACCTGCTCGAGGAGGCCGGGCTGGCCGACGTCACCCCGGCCCAGTTCAGCAAGGCCGTCGAGGAGGAGAACGACCCGCCTGCCGCCGCGATCGCGGAGATCCAGAAGCTGATCACCGAGCGGACCGCGCGGGTGCTGGTGTACAACCCGCAGACCGAGTCACCGGTCACCAAGCAGGTCAAGGAGAACGCGGTCAAGGCGAACGTCCCGGTGGTCGAGCTGACCGAGACGCTCCCGGAGGGCAAGGACTACACCCAGTGGATGGGCGAGCAGATCGACAAGCTGGCCGCGGCGCTGAAGCAGTGA
- a CDS encoding metal ABC transporter permease: MSLESFFAKLFDFQATAALLGEDFVQNALLTGLVLGLVSGVLAPMVVARKMSFAVHGTAELAFTGAAAALLLGFSVGTGALLGSVVAALMLGLLGQKDTERDSVIGAVLSFGLGLGVLLLAVNPIRTNNKFSLLIGQIVTVDPGELTLFAVTAAVVLLAFALIYRPLLFASADEQVAAARGVPVRLLTPLFAVLVGVATALGVQTVGALLVLALMVTPGAAAARVTARPGLAILLSVVFAEVAAIGGILLSLAPGVPVSAFITALSFLIYLVCRGIGGYRLNRAKSATV, from the coding sequence ATGAGCCTGGAGTCGTTCTTCGCCAAGCTGTTCGACTTCCAGGCCACGGCAGCCCTGCTCGGCGAGGACTTCGTGCAGAACGCCCTGCTCACCGGGCTGGTGCTGGGCCTGGTCTCCGGGGTGCTGGCGCCGATGGTGGTGGCGCGCAAGATGTCCTTCGCCGTGCACGGCACCGCGGAGCTGGCCTTCACCGGCGCGGCCGCGGCCCTGCTGCTCGGCTTCAGCGTGGGCACCGGGGCGCTGCTCGGCTCGGTGGTGGCCGCGCTGATGCTGGGGCTGCTCGGGCAGAAGGACACCGAGCGGGACTCGGTGATCGGCGCGGTGCTCTCCTTCGGACTGGGCCTCGGCGTGCTGCTGCTCGCGGTGAACCCCATTCGCACCAACAACAAGTTCAGCCTGCTGATCGGGCAGATCGTGACCGTGGACCCGGGCGAGCTGACCCTGTTCGCGGTCACCGCCGCGGTGGTGCTGCTGGCCTTCGCGCTGATCTACCGGCCACTGCTGTTCGCCAGCGCGGACGAGCAGGTCGCGGCCGCCAGGGGTGTCCCGGTGCGGCTGCTGACCCCGCTGTTCGCGGTGCTCGTCGGCGTGGCGACCGCGCTGGGCGTGCAGACCGTCGGCGCGCTGCTGGTGCTGGCGCTGATGGTGACGCCGGGCGCGGCCGCCGCCAGGGTCACCGCCCGGCCCGGCCTGGCGATCCTGCTCTCGGTGGTCTTCGCCGAGGTCGCCGCGATCGGCGGCATCCTGCTGTCACTGGCCCCCGGCGTCCCGGTCAGCGCGTTCATCACCGCGTTGTCCTTCCTGATCTACCTGGTGTGCCGGGGGATCGGCGGCTATCGGCTGAACCGGGCGAAGTCCGCCACGGTCTGA
- a CDS encoding metal ABC transporter ATP-binding protein: MTPAVRLRGARLAFGDRVLWDGLDLDVAPGEFLAVLGPNGSGKTSLLRVLLGMNELTGGTAEVGGAPVRGGSTRIGYIPQQRAVDTSLALRGRDLVGLGLDGHRWGPFALRGRAGRARRIDAALASVGASGYAKAPVGLLSGGEQQRLRVAQALVGEPAVLLCDEPLLSLDLAHQRVVSSLIGERSRQTGAAVLFVTHEINPVLDQVDRVLYLVDGRFRIGPPAEVMTTETLSELYRTRVEVLRLRDRIVVVGADAETTPADCHHVREPAEELR, encoded by the coding sequence GTGACGCCGGCGGTCCGACTCCGCGGCGCCCGGCTCGCCTTCGGCGACCGGGTGCTCTGGGACGGGCTGGACCTGGACGTGGCGCCGGGTGAGTTCCTGGCCGTGCTGGGCCCCAACGGTTCCGGCAAGACCAGCCTGCTGCGGGTGCTGCTGGGCATGAACGAGCTGACCGGCGGCACCGCCGAGGTCGGCGGCGCGCCGGTGCGCGGCGGCAGCACCCGGATCGGCTACATCCCGCAGCAGCGCGCGGTGGACACCTCGCTCGCCCTGCGCGGCCGGGACCTGGTCGGACTGGGCCTGGACGGGCACCGCTGGGGACCGTTCGCGCTGCGCGGGCGGGCCGGGCGGGCCCGCCGGATCGACGCCGCGCTGGCCTCGGTCGGCGCGTCGGGCTACGCCAAGGCCCCGGTCGGCCTGCTCTCCGGCGGTGAGCAGCAGCGGCTGCGGGTGGCCCAGGCGCTGGTCGGCGAGCCCGCGGTGCTGCTCTGCGACGAGCCGCTGCTGTCCCTGGACCTGGCGCACCAGCGGGTGGTCAGCTCGCTGATCGGCGAGCGGTCCAGGCAGACCGGAGCGGCGGTGCTGTTCGTCACGCACGAGATCAACCCGGTGCTGGACCAGGTGGACCGGGTGCTCTACCTGGTGGACGGCCGGTTCCGGATCGGCCCGCCGGCCGAGGTGATGACCACCGAGACGCTCAGCGAGCTGTACCGGACCAGGGTCGAGGTGCTGCGACTGCGGGACCGGATCGTGGTGGTCGGCGCGGACGCCGAGACCACCCCGGCCGACTGCCACCACGTGCGGGAGCCCGCGGAGGAGCTGCGATGA
- a CDS encoding extracellular solute-binding protein: MRRTSRGQVSQLAKAAALGLAGALALTACGGGGGAGDSSKVVYWDTSGPNESPVFKKIAEGCASKDGYQVSVETVAFDQARSNFKTSAQGGQGADVFRAEVAWVPELAHNGLVVDLTDTALGKDTADFLEVPLGSTKYNGKTYGVPQVTDALALYYNKKALADAGIAVPTTWDQVKAAGAKLGEKTLFINNDGYYALPFIYGQGGDLVDTASKKILVNSPESVQGLETAKGLLDAKAAQTAQDPTNSNTNMKAAFSTGGVAMVIDGPWAAVDLLKGDAFKDPANLGIAPVPGGSAGSSSPVGGHDYVVRQGSKAKDNAIKLVQCMSSTASQVTIAKELGLLPTRKSAYESAEVKAQPVVAGFTPVVQKAHPRPWIPQGGELFDPLKIAYADVLSGKKTAKAALDEAAKTYKDQVVKDYS; this comes from the coding sequence ATGCGACGCACTTCCCGAGGACAGGTTTCACAGCTCGCCAAGGCCGCCGCCCTCGGCCTGGCCGGTGCGCTGGCCCTCACCGCCTGTGGTGGCGGTGGTGGCGCGGGCGACTCCAGCAAGGTCGTCTACTGGGACACCAGCGGTCCCAACGAGTCCCCCGTGTTCAAGAAGATCGCGGAGGGCTGCGCGAGCAAGGACGGCTACCAGGTCTCGGTGGAGACGGTGGCCTTCGACCAGGCCCGCAGCAACTTCAAGACCAGCGCGCAGGGCGGCCAGGGCGCGGACGTGTTCCGGGCCGAGGTGGCCTGGGTGCCGGAGCTGGCGCACAACGGCCTGGTGGTCGACCTGACCGACACCGCGCTGGGCAAGGACACCGCCGACTTCCTGGAAGTCCCGCTGGGCTCGACCAAGTACAACGGCAAGACCTACGGCGTCCCGCAGGTCACCGACGCGCTGGCGCTCTACTACAACAAGAAGGCGCTGGCCGACGCCGGGATCGCGGTGCCGACCACCTGGGACCAGGTCAAGGCCGCCGGCGCCAAGCTGGGCGAGAAGACGTTGTTCATCAACAACGACGGCTACTACGCGCTGCCGTTCATCTACGGCCAGGGCGGTGACCTGGTGGACACCGCGAGCAAGAAGATCCTGGTCAACTCGCCGGAGTCGGTGCAGGGCCTGGAGACCGCGAAGGGCCTGCTGGACGCCAAGGCGGCGCAGACCGCGCAGGACCCGACCAACTCCAACACCAACATGAAGGCCGCCTTCTCCACCGGCGGCGTGGCCATGGTCATCGACGGCCCGTGGGCCGCGGTGGACCTGCTCAAGGGCGACGCCTTCAAGGACCCGGCCAACCTGGGCATCGCGCCGGTCCCCGGCGGCTCGGCCGGCTCCAGTTCCCCGGTCGGCGGGCACGACTACGTGGTGCGCCAGGGCAGCAAGGCCAAGGACAACGCGATCAAGCTGGTGCAGTGCATGTCCAGCACCGCCTCCCAGGTGACCATCGCCAAGGAGCTGGGCCTGCTGCCCACCCGCAAGTCGGCCTACGAGTCGGCCGAGGTCAAGGCGCAGCCGGTGGTCGCGGGCTTCACCCCGGTGGTGCAGAAGGCGCACCCGCGCCCGTGGATCCCGCAGGGCGGCGAGCTGTTCGACCCGCTGAAGATCGCTTACGCGGACGTGCTCTCCGGCAAGAAGACGGCCAAGGCGGCCCTGGACGAGGCGGCCAAGACCTACAAGGACCAGGTCGTCAAGGACTACAGCTGA
- a CDS encoding GNAT family protein encodes MLHGEKILLRPCTKDDAAVLYAEQRADVSGFMLSSSAPWFPVPLETVLEGWEPVNDHYSKPLPKSATFAIEHEGELAGSVTLWGIDYHHRNAEIGIGLRESFRGKGLSIDALKVVCHYAFYVLGLHRVRLVTGARNVPMQKAALAAGFTEEGRHREAWWEGDGFADDVHYGLLDHEWRTLSAQQRVR; translated from the coding sequence ATGCTGCATGGGGAGAAGATCCTGCTCAGGCCCTGCACCAAGGACGACGCCGCGGTGCTCTACGCCGAGCAGCGCGCGGACGTCTCCGGCTTCATGCTCAGCTCCTCCGCGCCCTGGTTCCCGGTGCCGCTGGAGACCGTGCTGGAGGGCTGGGAGCCGGTCAACGACCACTACTCCAAGCCGCTGCCCAAGTCGGCCACCTTCGCCATCGAGCACGAGGGCGAACTGGCCGGGTCGGTCACGCTCTGGGGCATCGACTACCACCACCGCAACGCCGAGATCGGCATCGGGCTGCGCGAGTCCTTCCGGGGCAAGGGCCTGTCCATCGACGCGCTCAAGGTGGTCTGCCACTACGCCTTCTACGTGCTCGGGCTGCACCGGGTCCGGCTGGTCACCGGGGCGCGCAACGTGCCGATGCAGAAGGCGGCGCTGGCGGCCGGTTTCACCGAGGAGGGGCGGCACCGCGAGGCGTGGTGGGAAGGGGACGGGTTCGCCGACGACGTGCACTACGGTCTGCTTGACCACGAATGGCGGACCCTCAGTGCCCAACAACGAGTTCGGTGA
- a CDS encoding lipase family protein, whose amino-acid sequence MKITGVKAVAAVGVAASLAALPMTALAKTPPERGTLVSAEPVGSVEAKDMPDYLGKSGMASPLATRAVDGFRITYRTVDAHREPATATALVAVPREPRRLLSAVTWLHGTQVYRGEQPSVRPDGADRRISYLFASAGHLAVAPDYLGLGKGSGYHPYMHHASLVTASADAVRAARAMMARRGVVVDRRLLVTGFSQGGSGAMALGHALQEGREPGLGVRAIAAVSGPYDLSWAVAEAVAGRVNNAVPYLGFAVTSWQRLYHLYDDPAKVFRKPELAPLFDGHTPSQELFPRLPQKVEDFFTPEFRERLANPEPALRALFAKESTSCQWRPRVPVKLFASTSDADVAFRHSETCAEQSGAPVTDLGEVAHNTTARLAAVQTVADFARFSR is encoded by the coding sequence ATGAAGATCACTGGGGTGAAGGCGGTGGCCGCGGTCGGTGTGGCCGCGTCACTGGCCGCGCTGCCGATGACGGCGCTGGCCAAGACGCCGCCGGAGCGCGGAACGCTGGTCTCGGCGGAGCCGGTGGGCTCGGTCGAGGCGAAGGACATGCCGGACTACCTCGGCAAGAGCGGGATGGCCTCACCGCTGGCCACCCGCGCGGTGGACGGTTTCCGGATCACCTACCGGACGGTGGACGCGCACCGGGAACCGGCGACCGCCACCGCGCTGGTCGCGGTGCCCAGGGAGCCGCGACGGCTGCTCAGCGCGGTCACCTGGCTGCACGGCACCCAGGTCTACCGGGGCGAGCAGCCCTCGGTGCGGCCGGATGGCGCGGACCGGCGGATCAGCTATCTGTTCGCCTCGGCCGGTCACCTGGCGGTGGCGCCGGACTACCTCGGCCTCGGCAAGGGCTCGGGCTACCACCCGTACATGCACCACGCCTCGCTGGTGACCGCCAGCGCGGACGCGGTGCGGGCCGCGCGGGCGATGATGGCGCGGCGGGGCGTCGTGGTGGACCGGCGGCTGCTGGTGACCGGGTTCTCCCAGGGCGGCTCCGGCGCGATGGCGCTGGGCCACGCGCTGCAGGAGGGCCGGGAGCCGGGGCTGGGCGTGCGGGCGATCGCGGCGGTCAGCGGGCCCTACGACCTGTCCTGGGCGGTCGCGGAGGCGGTGGCGGGCCGGGTCAACAACGCGGTGCCCTACCTCGGCTTCGCGGTGACCTCCTGGCAGCGGCTCTACCACCTCTACGACGACCCGGCCAAGGTGTTCCGCAAGCCCGAGCTGGCCCCGCTGTTCGACGGCCACACGCCCAGCCAGGAGCTGTTCCCCCGGCTGCCGCAGAAGGTCGAGGACTTCTTCACCCCGGAGTTCCGGGAGCGCCTGGCCAACCCGGAGCCGGCGCTGCGCGCGCTGTTCGCCAAGGAGAGCACCAGCTGCCAGTGGCGGCCGAGGGTGCCGGTGAAGCTGTTCGCCTCCACCAGCGACGCGGACGTGGCCTTCCGGCACAGCGAGACCTGCGCGGAGCAGAGCGGCGCGCCGGTGACCGACCTGGGCGAGGTGGCGCACAACACCACTGCCAGGCTGGCCGCGGTTCAGACCGTGGCGGACTTCGCCCGGTTCAGCCGATAG